From the genome of Nodosilinea sp. FACHB-141, one region includes:
- a CDS encoding response regulator yields MSEDAAKTASILVVDDTPTNLDVLFDFLNNAGFKVLFAEDGESALEKARYANPDLILLDILMPGMDGFETCRRLKQQETTAAIPVIFLTALTETTDKVKGLALGAVDFITKPLQYEEVLARVKTHLRLQSLTQQLQAQNLLLEREVQERTEAEAALQRQNQRSHLFADVTLKIRQSLQIDDILQTAVTEVKTILQADRVLIYRLWPDGTGSGVAEAVQPGFPQVLGMVFPEEVFPIESKELYRRGRVRSLIDVAQDHVAPCLVEFLQQLEVQAKLVVPILTQGDLWGLLIAHQCAGPRQWTVFETELLQQLADQIAIALTQAQLLEQETLQRQELARSNAELQQFAYIASHDLQEPLRMVTSYLQLLERRYKGQLDADADDFIQFAVDGALRMRTLINDLLTYSRIGTRGHAFELTSCTAAVEQAIANLKLAIEESEAVVTYPDLPLVQADPTQLIQLFQNLISNAIKFHGEAPVHIAIAVNQMEDAWLFSVQDNGIGLDPQYADQVFVIFQRLNNRTHYPGTGIGLAVCKKIVERHGGKIWVEAELDQGSTFYFTIPQGGMT; encoded by the coding sequence ATTTTGCTCGACATTCTTATGCCGGGTATGGATGGCTTTGAAACCTGTCGTCGCCTGAAGCAGCAGGAAACCACCGCCGCCATTCCGGTGATTTTTCTAACCGCCCTCACGGAAACCACGGACAAAGTAAAAGGCTTGGCGCTGGGGGCAGTGGATTTCATCACTAAACCGTTGCAGTACGAAGAGGTGCTGGCCCGGGTGAAAACCCACTTGCGCCTCCAGAGCCTAACTCAACAGCTGCAAGCTCAAAACCTGTTGCTAGAGCGCGAAGTGCAGGAGCGCACCGAGGCCGAAGCTGCTCTACAACGCCAAAATCAGCGATCGCACCTGTTTGCCGATGTCACCCTCAAGATCCGCCAGTCCTTGCAGATCGATGACATTCTGCAAACGGCGGTCACCGAGGTGAAAACTATTCTCCAGGCCGACCGGGTGCTGATCTATCGCCTCTGGCCCGATGGCACCGGTAGTGGGGTGGCTGAGGCGGTGCAGCCTGGATTTCCTCAGGTTCTAGGCATGGTGTTTCCCGAGGAGGTGTTCCCGATCGAATCTAAGGAACTGTACCGCCGGGGGCGGGTCCGCAGCTTAATCGATGTGGCTCAAGATCACGTCGCGCCCTGCCTGGTAGAGTTTTTGCAGCAGTTGGAGGTGCAGGCCAAGCTGGTGGTGCCCATTCTCACCCAGGGCGACCTGTGGGGCCTGCTGATTGCCCACCAATGTGCTGGCCCCCGGCAGTGGACAGTCTTTGAAACCGAGTTGCTTCAGCAGCTCGCCGACCAAATTGCGATCGCCCTTACCCAGGCCCAGCTTCTAGAACAGGAGACCCTACAGCGCCAGGAGCTCGCTCGCTCCAATGCCGAACTTCAGCAGTTTGCCTACATTGCCTCCCACGATCTGCAAGAGCCGCTGCGCATGGTCACCAGCTACCTGCAACTGCTGGAGCGCCGCTACAAAGGCCAACTCGACGCCGACGCCGACGACTTTATTCAGTTTGCCGTCGACGGGGCCCTGCGCATGCGCACCCTGATCAACGACCTGCTGACCTATTCGCGCATTGGCACCCGGGGCCACGCCTTTGAGCTCACCAGCTGTACCGCCGCCGTTGAGCAGGCGATCGCCAATCTCAAGCTCGCGATCGAAGAAAGTGAAGCCGTCGTCACCTACCCAGACTTACCCCTTGTCCAAGCTGACCCTACCCAGCTAATCCAGCTGTTCCAAAATCTGATCAGCAATGCCATTAAATTTCACGGTGAGGCTCCGGTTCACATTGCGATTGCTGTCAACCAAATGGAAGATGCCTGGCTGTTTTCTGTCCAGGATAATGGCATTGGCCTAGACCCACAGTACGCTGACCAGGTCTTTGTCATCTTTCAACGGCTCAATAACCGCACTCACTATCCGGGCACGGGCATTGGGCTGGCGGTATGTAAAAAAATTGTGGAGCGGCACGGCGGTAAAATTTGGGTGGAGGCTGAGTTGGACCAAGGATCAACCTTCTACTTCACTATTCCCCAGGGAGGCATGACATGA
- a CDS encoding response regulator, which yields MVPSRSVVHPIEILLVEDNPGDIRLTQEVLKEGSVRNHLNVVDDGEKAIAFLNRIAPYRHAPNPNLVLLDLNLPRRSGLEVLRMIKTSAVLRHIPVIVFTSSQAEDDINRAYDLHANCYITKPLDLEQFSRSIKSIEDFWLSAVELPSE from the coding sequence ATGGTGCCGTCCAGAAGCGTGGTACATCCCATCGAAATTTTGCTCGTGGAAGATAACCCTGGCGATATCCGGCTGACTCAGGAAGTGCTGAAGGAAGGCTCGGTTCGCAATCACCTAAACGTGGTGGATGACGGCGAGAAGGCGATCGCCTTCTTGAACCGCATCGCTCCCTATCGCCACGCGCCCAATCCCAATTTGGTGCTGCTGGATCTAAACCTACCCCGCCGCAGTGGTTTAGAGGTGCTGAGGATGATTAAAACCAGCGCTGTGCTCAGGCACATTCCGGTGATTGTCTTTACCAGCTCCCAGGCTGAGGACGATATCAATCGCGCCTACGACCTCCACGCCAACTGCTACATCACCAAACCCCTTGATCTCGAGCAGTTTAGTCGAAGTATCAAATCCATTGAAGACTTCTGGTTGTCTGCCGTTGAACTGCCGTCGGAGTAA
- a CDS encoding response regulator, whose protein sequence is MVPQAPIHVLLIEDNPGDRRLMQELLREVTSVAIQLDYADSLGQGMQYLKQSPFDVVLLDLFLPDSQGFATFTQLHQQERKTPIIVTTGLNDETLALNAVQAGAQDYLVKGQITGELLVRSIRYAIERKRAEQKIREQAALLDIATDAILVRDGQNQILFWNRGAERLYGWTATEALGQKATELLYADDNSVQMQQIQQQLLLDNEWHGELNQITKTGQVITVESRWTLVRDDDGQPQFILVVNTDITSKKQLEAQFFRAQRLESIGTLASGIAHDLNNILTPVLATSQLLQMESFHQDERSLELLQLLEINARRGGDIIKQVLSFARGGEGKNVILQAGHVVREIQQIIRGTFPKSIELRVDTSMDLWPVVGNATQLHQVLMNLCVNARDAMPQGGTLKISTENLTLDEACTRTNLDAKAGSYIAITVADSGSGIAPELLDRIFEPFFTSKEIGKGTGLGLSTVLGIVRSHHGFITVSSLPNQGTEFKVFLPAVRVADPPARNPAEVWLGNQELILVVDDEAPIREVTQATLEAYNYRVITACDGLDAIALYVQHQHDIRLVIMDLMMPALDGATTCRVLHKLNPQVHIVAVSGLPQQNAEPTSIAVEIESFLPKPYTIDELLQVVGEALKPKGYRQAGFARQVSIGCGESE, encoded by the coding sequence ATGGTTCCCCAAGCCCCTATCCATGTTTTGCTGATTGAGGATAACCCCGGCGATCGACGGCTGATGCAGGAACTGCTGCGGGAGGTGACCTCAGTTGCCATCCAGCTCGACTACGCCGATAGCTTGGGTCAGGGCATGCAGTACCTCAAGCAGAGTCCCTTCGACGTCGTGCTGCTAGACCTTTTTCTGCCCGACAGTCAGGGGTTTGCCACCTTCACCCAGCTGCACCAGCAGGAGCGCAAAACACCGATTATTGTCACTACCGGCCTAAACGATGAAACCCTGGCGCTCAACGCCGTGCAGGCTGGGGCCCAAGATTATCTCGTAAAAGGCCAGATCACTGGCGAGCTGCTAGTGCGCTCAATTCGCTATGCCATTGAACGCAAGCGGGCGGAGCAAAAGATCCGCGAGCAAGCGGCGCTGCTCGATATTGCCACCGATGCCATTCTCGTTCGCGACGGGCAAAACCAAATTCTATTTTGGAATCGGGGCGCGGAGCGGCTGTACGGGTGGACGGCGACAGAGGCCCTGGGGCAGAAAGCCACCGAGCTGCTCTATGCCGACGACAATTCAGTGCAAATGCAGCAGATTCAGCAGCAGTTACTGCTCGACAATGAATGGCACGGGGAACTCAATCAAATCACTAAAACCGGACAAGTTATCACCGTTGAAAGTCGGTGGACTCTGGTGCGTGACGACGATGGTCAACCCCAATTCATTCTGGTGGTGAACACCGATATCACTAGCAAAAAACAGCTAGAGGCACAATTTTTTCGCGCCCAGCGCTTAGAGAGCATCGGCACCTTGGCCAGCGGTATTGCCCACGATCTCAACAACATTTTAACCCCCGTCTTAGCCACCTCTCAGCTTCTACAAATGGAGTCATTCCATCAAGATGAGCGCAGCCTAGAACTGCTCCAGCTTCTAGAGATAAATGCTCGACGCGGCGGCGATATTATCAAGCAAGTGTTGTCCTTTGCTCGGGGGGGTGAAGGCAAAAATGTGATTTTGCAAGCTGGACATGTGGTTCGTGAAATTCAACAGATTATTCGCGGCACTTTTCCTAAATCTATCGAGCTGCGAGTAGATACCTCTATGGACCTTTGGCCCGTTGTGGGCAACGCCACCCAGCTCCACCAAGTGCTGATGAATTTGTGCGTTAACGCCCGCGATGCCATGCCCCAAGGGGGAACCCTAAAAATCTCGACAGAAAACCTCACCTTAGACGAAGCTTGTACCCGCACAAATCTCGATGCTAAAGCCGGAAGCTATATTGCAATCACCGTTGCCGATAGCGGCAGCGGCATTGCGCCTGAGCTTCTCGATCGCATTTTTGAACCGTTCTTCACGTCTAAAGAAATTGGCAAAGGCACCGGGCTGGGGCTGTCAACGGTGCTAGGAATTGTGAGGAGTCATCACGGCTTTATTACCGTCTCCAGCCTACCCAATCAAGGCACTGAGTTCAAGGTTTTCCTACCTGCGGTTAGGGTAGCTGACCCCCCAGCGCGGAATCCTGCCGAGGTCTGGCTCGGCAATCAAGAGCTGATTTTGGTCGTCGATGATGAAGCCCCCATTCGGGAGGTGACTCAAGCCACCCTAGAGGCTTACAACTATCGCGTGATAACGGCCTGTGATGGTCTTGATGCGATTGCTCTCTACGTTCAACATCAACACGACATTCGCCTGGTGATCATGGACTTAATGATGCCCGCTTTGGATGGGGCTACCACCTGCCGAGTTCTACACAAACTCAACCCCCAGGTGCATATAGTTGCTGTCAGTGGGCTGCCGCAGCAAAATGCTGAGCCGACCTCCATTGCTGTCGAAATTGAAAGTTTTTTACCCAAGCCCTACACCATTGACGAGTTACTTCAAGTCGTAGGTGAAGCGCTGAAGCCTAAGGGATATCGGCAAGCAGGTTTTGCCCGCCAGGTTAGCATTGGCTGCGGTGAAAGCGAGTGA
- a CDS encoding SDR family oxidoreductase yields MGKHIVITGVSQGLGRAMVDGFVAAGHRVSGCARRTEAITDLTTQYPAPHQFTAVDIRDDAAVAAWAREAIAANGLPDLVINNAGLVNHPAPLWSVPVEEFDAVVAVNLNGTVNVIRHFAPPMVEQRSGIFVNFSSGWGRSTSPEFAPYCATKWGIEGLTQAFSQELPAGMAAVALNPGIIHTAMLETCYGDDAAAYTPIATWAKAAVPYILNLQPSDNGRALTVPG; encoded by the coding sequence ATGGGCAAACACATCGTCATCACTGGAGTAAGCCAAGGGTTGGGTCGAGCCATGGTCGATGGCTTTGTGGCAGCAGGCCATCGGGTATCAGGCTGTGCTCGCCGGACCGAGGCCATCACCGACCTGACGACGCAGTACCCTGCCCCCCATCAATTCACGGCGGTCGACATTCGCGATGACGCAGCGGTGGCAGCCTGGGCTAGGGAGGCGATCGCCGCTAATGGCCTGCCCGATTTGGTGATCAACAATGCGGGCCTGGTCAACCATCCGGCCCCCCTGTGGAGCGTACCCGTTGAAGAGTTTGACGCGGTGGTTGCAGTCAACCTCAACGGCACCGTCAATGTCATTCGCCACTTTGCACCGCCCATGGTCGAGCAGCGATCGGGCATTTTCGTCAACTTTAGCTCCGGCTGGGGGCGGTCGACCTCACCAGAATTTGCCCCCTACTGTGCCACCAAATGGGGAATAGAAGGGCTGACCCAAGCCTTCTCTCAGGAGCTACCGGCGGGGATGGCGGCAGTAGCCCTCAACCCCGGCATTATTCACACCGCCATGCTCGAAACCTGCTATGGCGACGATGCTGCGGCCTATACGCCTATCGCTACCTGGGCAAAGGCGGCGGTACCCTATATTCTCAACCTTCAACCCTCGGATAATGGGCGCGCGTTGACGGTGCCGGGGTAG
- a CDS encoding DUF2811 domain-containing protein — MTLNVSTPKVSLMAEVPEDLYNALQVYLDANPAWSQHRVFCAALSLFLMQSNQGDSQRAAAKGRRDVNRIYLDALFDYTI, encoded by the coding sequence ATGACCCTCAACGTGAGCACTCCCAAAGTTAGCCTCATGGCAGAAGTGCCGGAAGACCTCTATAACGCGCTTCAGGTCTACCTAGATGCCAACCCCGCCTGGAGCCAGCACCGCGTATTCTGCGCCGCCCTATCGCTGTTTTTGATGCAGAGTAACCAGGGCGATAGTCAACGAGCGGCCGCTAAAGGCCGTCGTGATGTCAACCGCATCTACCTCGATGCCCTGTTTGACTACACTATCTAG